A stretch of Ranitomeya variabilis isolate aRanVar5 chromosome 3, aRanVar5.hap1, whole genome shotgun sequence DNA encodes these proteins:
- the EPCIP gene encoding exosomal polycystin-1-interacting protein isoform X2, translating into MELCCLKPGAYDIRISMSFYRYLFFLLVFLDFCIIEHLVVSQNHTLIFSKDNNLRNCSCSFDIQSCDYSLANLLCNCKTIALPKNKTGSRTSYNGDLTIWFSDTITLGKLVNFTIVHSLKLSLCGATTLPTEYLAILGLRYLRVQAETIQEQSLTITHCSVKDRPCQMPTTPPLHISYLDTSLFNGLPLLKSYSVENVSSIKEEFPNLPFSNLISATNKSYIVTLIY; encoded by the coding sequence ATGGAGTTGTGCTGCTTGAAGCCTGGTGCCTATGATATCAGGATATCAATGTCCTTCTATAGATACCTGTTCTTCTTACTTGTCTTCCTGGACTTCTGCATTATTGAGCACCTTGTAGTGAGCCAGAACCACACACTGATATTCTCCAAAGACAACAACCTTCGGAACTGCAGCTGCTCCTTCGACATCCAGAGCTGTGACTACAGTTTGGCCAACCTGTTGTGTAACTGTAAAACCATCGCCCTTCCTAAAAACAAGACGGGTTCCAGGACAAGCTACAATGGTGATCTGACCATCTGGTTCTCTGACACAATCACCCTGGGAAAGTTAGTTAACTTTACCATTGTCCATAGCCTAAAACTATCTTTATGTGGAGCAACTACTCTCCCAACAGAGTATCTGGCCATCCTGGGCCTTAGGTACCTTCGTGTCCAAGCTGAGACCATCCAAGAGCAAAGCCTGACAATAACCCACTGCAGTGTCAAAGATAGACCATGTCAAATGCCCACAACTCCGCCGCTTCACATCTCTTACCTGGATACTTCATTGTTTAATGGACTTCCCTTGTTAAAGTCATACAGCGTGGAGAACGTATCAAGCATAAAGGAAGAGTTCCCAAATCTACCATTTTCCAATTTGATATCGGCCACAAATAAAAGCTACATTGTGACGTTAATTTACTGA
- the EPCIP gene encoding exosomal polycystin-1-interacting protein isoform X1: MEECKTTSWSNLIMVDGGRSRTASTVPRWMELCCLKPGAYDIRISMSFYRYLFFLLVFLDFCIIEHLVVSQNHTLIFSKDNNLRNCSCSFDIQSCDYSLANLLCNCKTIALPKNKTGSRTSYNGDLTIWFSDTITLGKLVNFTIVHSLKLSLCGATTLPTEYLAILGLRYLRVQAETIQEQSLTITHCSVKDRPCQMPTTPPLHISYLDTSLFNGLPLLKSYSVENVSSIKEEFPNLPFSNLISATNKSYIVTLIY; the protein is encoded by the coding sequence ATCACGAACGGCCTCTACAGTCCCCCGATGGATGGAGTTGTGCTGCTTGAAGCCTGGTGCCTATGATATCAGGATATCAATGTCCTTCTATAGATACCTGTTCTTCTTACTTGTCTTCCTGGACTTCTGCATTATTGAGCACCTTGTAGTGAGCCAGAACCACACACTGATATTCTCCAAAGACAACAACCTTCGGAACTGCAGCTGCTCCTTCGACATCCAGAGCTGTGACTACAGTTTGGCCAACCTGTTGTGTAACTGTAAAACCATCGCCCTTCCTAAAAACAAGACGGGTTCCAGGACAAGCTACAATGGTGATCTGACCATCTGGTTCTCTGACACAATCACCCTGGGAAAGTTAGTTAACTTTACCATTGTCCATAGCCTAAAACTATCTTTATGTGGAGCAACTACTCTCCCAACAGAGTATCTGGCCATCCTGGGCCTTAGGTACCTTCGTGTCCAAGCTGAGACCATCCAAGAGCAAAGCCTGACAATAACCCACTGCAGTGTCAAAGATAGACCATGTCAAATGCCCACAACTCCGCCGCTTCACATCTCTTACCTGGATACTTCATTGTTTAATGGACTTCCCTTGTTAAAGTCATACAGCGTGGAGAACGTATCAAGCATAAAGGAAGAGTTCCCAAATCTACCATTTTCCAATTTGATATCGGCCACAAATAAAAGCTACATTGTGACGTTAATTTACTGA